One Chroicocephalus ridibundus chromosome 21, bChrRid1.1, whole genome shotgun sequence DNA segment encodes these proteins:
- the FDPS gene encoding farnesyl pyrophosphate synthase, translating into MSGSGAAEREEFAAFFPQIVRDLTEGGLGHPEVGDAVARLKEVLEYNAPGGKCNRGLTVLAAFRQLAGPEQRDPESLRCALAVGWCIELFQAFFLVADDIMDASLTRRGQLCWYKKEGIGLDAINDAFLLESSVYRLLKKYCGERPYYLHLLELFLQTAYQTELGQMLDLITAPISQVDLNRFSEQRYKAIVKYKTAFYSFYLPVAAAMYMTGIDSKEEHDNAKAILLEMGEFFQIQDDYLDCFGDPELTGKVGTDIQDNKCSWLVVECLRRVTPDQRRILEENYGCKEPEKVAKVKELYEALGMRAAFQEYEENSYGRLQELIGKHANRLPREIFLGLAQKIYKRQK; encoded by the exons ATGAGCGGCAGCGGGGCGGCCGAGCGGGAGGAGTTCGCGGCCTTCTTCCCGCAGATCGTCCGCGATCTGACGGAGGGAGGCCTGGGCCACCCGGAGGTGGGCGACGCCGTGGCGAGGCTGAAGGAG GTGCTGGAGTACAACGCGCCGGGCGGGAAGTGCAACCGCGGGCTGACGGTGCTGGCCGCCTTCCGGCAGCTGGCGGGGCCCGAGCAGCGCGACCCCGAGAGCCTCCGGTGCGCCCTGGCCGTCGGCTGGTGCATCGAGCTG TTCCAAGCCTTTTTCCTGGTGGCTGACGACATCATGGACGCGTCCCTTACCCGGCGAGGGCAGCTCTGCTGGTACAAGAAG GAAGGGATCGGGCTGGATGCCATCAACGACGCCTTCCTCCTTGAGTCGTCTGTCTACCGGCTGCTGAAGAAGTACTGTGGGGAGCGCCCGTACTACCTGCACCTGCTGGAGCTCTTCTTGCAG aCTGCCTACCAGACTGAGCTTGGGCAGATGCTGGACCTCATCACTGCTCCCATTTCCCAGGTGGATTTGAATCGCTTCAGTGAGCAGAG GTATAAGGCAATCGTTAAGTATAAGACAGCGTTCTATTCCTTCTACCTGCCTGTGGCCGCTGCCATGTACATG ACCGGTATTGACAGCAAGGAGGAGCACGACAATGCCAAAGCGATCTTGTTGGAGATGGGTGAATTCTTTCAGATCCAG GATGATTACCTGGACTGCTTTGGGGACCCGGAGCTGACGGGGAAGGTTGGCACTGATATCCAGGACAATAAGTGTAGTTGGCTGGTGGTGGAGTGTCTCCGTCGGGTCACACCAGACCAGAGGCGGATCCTGGAG GAGAACTATGGATGTAAGGAACCCGAGAAGGTGGCAAAGGTGAAGGAGCTCTATGAGGCTCTGGGCATGAGGGCTGCGTTTCAGGAGTACGAGGAGAACAGCTATGGGCGCCTGCAGGAACTGATCGGAAAGCACGCCAACCGCCTCCCCAGGGAGATCTTCCTTGGCCTAGCTCAGAAGATTTACAAGCGGCAGAAGTGA